GTGTTCTTACTGAATATTGTTTCAGCAGCTGACATCGACTTTTTTACCTGCCAAGAGAAGAACCAGCACATAGAAAGTTCAACAAACCACAAATAAAACGATATCAGTCTTGTATTATTTACTGAATTAAACACCCTCGTCTCTAACACAAATTCACTCTACTGCTAATATAGAATTATGGTGACACTtgaaacatgaaaataaagatGCAAAAAACTTACAGCAGCAAGCCTCTCCCTGTGTAGCTCATTGACATGCTGGGGACAGATGCAGTATGTTAGAAAAACAATCGACCTTTTGTACTGAACATACAACTAAAGACCAATTTTTCTGGTTACACTTGTAGAAactaaattatatactatctTACTGGTTTCTTGAAAATTCTTATCTCATCTCCGCCGAACCCAGGGAGAGCCATATTCCAATTTCTTTCTGAT
The sequence above is drawn from the Salvia hispanica cultivar TCC Black 2014 unplaced genomic scaffold, UniMelb_Shisp_WGS_1.0 HiC_scaffold_739, whole genome shotgun sequence genome and encodes:
- the LOC125199929 gene encoding transcription initiation factor TFIID subunit 12-like, translating into MALPGFGGDEIRIFKKPHVNELHRERLAAVKKSMSAAETIFSKNTSGASGSAKGHLSKGPANTISSPPNPKIREAA